ATACTCGGGCCAGCGGGAAGGTCAAACGCTCTTTGCATAAAAGTGCAGCGATACGTATAGTCATGCCATCGATGAGGAGGGTCCGATGGTGGTACGTGTAGCGGTGGCCGGAGCGAGTGGATACGCGGGCGGTGAAGTCCTGCGCCTGCTGCTCTCCCACCCCGAGGTCGAGATCGGTGCGCTGACCGGCCACTCCAACGCCGGTGAGCTCTTCGGCAACCTGCAGCCGCACCTCGGGCCGCTCGCCGGGCGGACCCTGGAGGCGACCACCCCCGAGGTGCTCGCCGGACACGATGTCGTCTTCCTCGCGCTGCCGCACGGCCAGTCCGCCGCCGTCGCCGCCCAGCTCGGCGAGGACGTCCTCGTCATCGACATGGGAGCCGACCACCGGCTCAAGGACCCGGCCGACTGGGACGCCTTCTACGGCGGCACGCACGCCGGGACCTGGCCCTACGGCCTCCCCGAGCTTCCCGGCGGCCGTGCCGCCCTCACGGGCGCCAAGCGCGTCGCCGTGCCCGGCTGCTTCCCCACCGCCGTCTCCCTCGCGCTGTTCCCCGCCTACCAGGCGCGGCTCGCCGAGGCCGAGGCCGTCGTCGTCGCCGCCACCGGCACCTCCGGCGCGGGCAAGGCACTCAAGACGAACCTGCTCGGCTCCGAGGTGATGGGCACGGCCACCCCGTACGGAGTCGGCGGCGGACACCGGCACACCCCGGAGATGGTCCAGAACCTGACCCCGCTCGCCGGGGAGCGGGTCTCCGTCTCCTTCACGCCGACCCTCGTGCCCATGGCGCGCGGCATCCTCGCGACCTGCTCGGCCAAGGCCCTCCCCGGCACCACCGCGGAATCCCTCCGCGCCGCCTACGAGAAGGCCTACGCGGACGAGCCGTTCGTCCAGCTGCTCCCCGAGGGCCGGTGGCCCACCACCAAGTCCGTCCAGGGTTCGAACGCCGTCCACGTGCAGGTCGCGTACGACGGGTCCGCCGGGCGCATCATCGCGATCAGCGCCATCGACAACCTGACCAAGGGCACTGCCGGCGGCGCGGTACAGAGCATGAACATCGCCCTCGGGCTCCACGAGAGCCTGGGTCTTTCCACGATCGGAGTGGCACCGTGAGCGTCACGGCAGCACAGGGATTCTCGGCGGCGGGCATCGCCGCCGGGATCAAGGCGAACGGCAACCCGGACCTGGCCCTCGTGGTCAACAACGGGCCGAAGCTGGCCGCAGCCGGCGTCTTCACCTCCAACCGCGTCAAGGCCGCGCCGGTGCACTGGTCCGAGCAGGTCCTGCGCGGCGGCACCGTCAGCGCGGTCGTCCTCAACTCCGGCGGCGCCAACGCCTGCACCGGCCCCAAGGGCTTCCAGGACACCCACGCCACCGCGGAGAAGGTGGCCGCTGTGTTGGATCAGGCGGGGCTCGGCGCGGACTTCAACGCCGGCGAGGTCGCCGTGGCCTCCACCGGCCTGATCGGCGTACTGCTCCCCATGGACAAGCTGCTCCCCGGCATCGAGACCGCCGCGGCCGCCCTGTCCGAGAACGGCGGCGAGGACGCGGCGATCGCCATCAAGACCACCGACACCGTGCACAAGACGGCCATGGTCTCCCAGGACGGCTGGACCGTCGGCGGCATGGCCAAGGGCGCGGGCATGCTCGCCCCGGGCCTCGCCACCATGCTCGTCGTCGTCACCACCGACGCCGACCTGGACAGCGCCACC
This genomic window from Streptomyces sp. NBC_01351 contains:
- the argJ gene encoding bifunctional glutamate N-acetyltransferase/amino-acid acetyltransferase ArgJ, which codes for MSVTAAQGFSAAGIAAGIKANGNPDLALVVNNGPKLAAAGVFTSNRVKAAPVHWSEQVLRGGTVSAVVLNSGGANACTGPKGFQDTHATAEKVAAVLDQAGLGADFNAGEVAVASTGLIGVLLPMDKLLPGIETAAAALSENGGEDAAIAIKTTDTVHKTAMVSQDGWTVGGMAKGAGMLAPGLATMLVVVTTDADLDSATLDRALRAATRTTFDRVDSDGCMSTNDTVLLLASGASGRVPAYEEFAEAVRTVCGDLARQLIGDAEGASKDIRIEVVGAATEDDAVEVGRSIARNNLLKCAIHGEDPNWGRVLSAIGTTKAAFDPDRLNVAINDVWVCKNGSVGEDRDLVSMKDREVRITADLSTGEASAVIWANDLTADYVHENSAYSS
- the argC gene encoding N-acetyl-gamma-glutamyl-phosphate reductase — protein: MVVRVAVAGASGYAGGEVLRLLLSHPEVEIGALTGHSNAGELFGNLQPHLGPLAGRTLEATTPEVLAGHDVVFLALPHGQSAAVAAQLGEDVLVIDMGADHRLKDPADWDAFYGGTHAGTWPYGLPELPGGRAALTGAKRVAVPGCFPTAVSLALFPAYQARLAEAEAVVVAATGTSGAGKALKTNLLGSEVMGTATPYGVGGGHRHTPEMVQNLTPLAGERVSVSFTPTLVPMARGILATCSAKALPGTTAESLRAAYEKAYADEPFVQLLPEGRWPTTKSVQGSNAVHVQVAYDGSAGRIIAISAIDNLTKGTAGGAVQSMNIALGLHESLGLSTIGVAP